One segment of Pseudobythopirellula maris DNA contains the following:
- a CDS encoding polysaccharide deacetylase family protein gives MSPWRQLALRAYGAATWPQRRALARTFGAERRWPVSVLFYHRVADDRPNDWTIGRRAFRRQINWLSKRFDLVSLAEAQRRLAAGDCPRPTACITFDDGYADNCDYAIPLLLRNRVPFTYFVSTENMIHGLPFSHDEARGEPLRPNTIEELRAMASAGVEIGAHTRSHAHLGRSRDHDWLVEEIAGSKCDLETRLESEVRYFAFPYGTPDTLTSAALSVAREAGFHGACAAYGGYNLPGECDDAFLIQRIHADPEWARFWNWMTIDPRKLSIAAPETPPAANDSPSELSVPPIHGPDVASMVEGGRSD, from the coding sequence GTGAGCCCCTGGCGACAACTCGCACTGCGCGCCTACGGCGCCGCCACTTGGCCGCAACGGCGCGCGCTCGCGCGCACTTTCGGCGCCGAGAGGCGGTGGCCGGTTTCCGTGCTGTTCTACCACCGCGTGGCCGACGACCGGCCCAACGACTGGACGATCGGCCGCCGGGCGTTCCGCCGTCAGATCAACTGGCTCAGCAAGCGTTTCGATCTGGTGAGTCTGGCCGAAGCGCAGCGGCGCCTGGCCGCCGGCGACTGCCCCCGGCCGACCGCCTGCATCACGTTCGACGACGGCTACGCCGACAACTGCGACTACGCGATCCCGCTTTTGCTGCGCAACCGTGTGCCGTTCACCTACTTCGTCTCCACAGAGAACATGATCCACGGGCTCCCGTTCTCGCACGACGAGGCCCGCGGCGAGCCGCTGAGACCGAACACGATCGAAGAGTTGCGGGCGATGGCGTCGGCTGGCGTCGAGATCGGCGCCCACACACGCAGCCACGCCCACCTCGGCCGGTCGCGTGACCACGACTGGCTTGTCGAAGAGATCGCCGGGTCGAAGTGCGATCTCGAGACACGGCTCGAGAGCGAGGTGCGTTACTTCGCGTTCCCGTACGGCACGCCCGACACCTTGACGAGCGCGGCGCTCTCAGTGGCCCGCGAGGCGGGATTCCACGGCGCGTGTGCGGCGTACGGCGGGTACAACTTGCCAGGAGAGTGCGACGACGCCTTCCTGATCCAACGCATCCACGCCGATCCCGAATGGGCCCGTTTCTGGAATTGGATGACGATCGATCCGCGCAAGCTGTCGATCGCCGCCCCCGAGACGCCTCCCGCTGCGAACGACTCGCCGAGCGAGCTGAGCGTGCCGCCGATCCACGGCCCCGATGTGGCGTCGATGGTCGAAGGGGGACGGAGCGATTAA
- a CDS encoding GNAT family N-acetyltransferase, which yields MQVRLLTIADELDALAPEWNQLTCGAPFRRHEWLAGWARVYLSGEARQTPWVLAAYETTAHGEQLLGVAPWRLETSVARGRVIRPLGDGEICTDHLSLLCDDANASRVANGFAEYLTLNQRGWDRLELTDADADDVAIAALLDALGARGCESTSRTAGSCWALELPESWDDFLAMQSKSHRKQLRKAERRADAELSPVWRRVENEADLDSAWPIFVDLHQRRRLSLGEPGCFASERFACFHERVARDLLRAGRLRLGWLELAGEPAAVEYQYLGDEIDGSAGAVYAYQGGVDPDRLDDEPGRLAMIYTIRSAIEEGRPRMDFLRGDEAYKPHWRAEPHATVSHRVVPPRRSARLRAGATGVAEGLRGVLKNGLGAWNGTPAPAAPPTEDATS from the coding sequence GTGCAAGTCCGCCTGCTAACCATCGCCGATGAACTCGACGCGCTCGCCCCCGAGTGGAACCAGCTGACGTGCGGCGCGCCGTTTCGGCGTCACGAGTGGCTCGCCGGCTGGGCGCGTGTCTACCTGTCAGGCGAAGCCCGACAAACGCCGTGGGTGCTAGCCGCTTACGAAACAACCGCCCATGGCGAGCAGCTCCTTGGAGTCGCACCCTGGCGACTGGAAACCTCGGTCGCACGCGGCCGCGTGATCCGCCCGCTAGGCGACGGCGAAATCTGCACCGATCACCTCTCGTTGCTCTGCGACGACGCCAACGCGTCGCGCGTCGCCAACGGCTTTGCCGAATACTTGACGCTCAACCAGCGTGGGTGGGACCGCCTCGAGCTGACCGACGCCGACGCCGACGACGTGGCGATCGCCGCCTTGTTAGACGCCCTCGGGGCTCGGGGCTGTGAATCGACGAGCCGCACGGCTGGCTCCTGCTGGGCGCTCGAACTGCCCGAATCGTGGGACGATTTCCTGGCGATGCAATCCAAGAGCCACCGCAAGCAGCTCCGCAAAGCGGAACGCCGAGCCGACGCCGAGCTCAGCCCCGTTTGGCGGCGTGTAGAGAACGAAGCCGATCTCGACAGCGCTTGGCCGATCTTCGTCGACTTGCACCAACGCCGCCGGCTGAGCCTTGGAGAGCCGGGTTGCTTTGCGTCGGAGCGTTTCGCGTGCTTTCACGAGCGCGTCGCCCGCGACCTGCTTCGCGCCGGCCGCCTGCGGCTCGGCTGGCTAGAGCTGGCCGGCGAGCCGGCCGCCGTGGAGTACCAGTATCTGGGAGACGAGATTGATGGCTCTGCCGGCGCCGTTTACGCCTACCAGGGTGGTGTCGATCCCGATCGCCTCGACGACGAACCCGGCCGCTTGGCGATGATCTACACGATCCGCTCGGCCATCGAAGAGGGCCGGCCGCGAATGGATTTCCTGCGGGGCGACGAGGCTTACAAGCCGCACTGGCGCGCCGAGCCGCACGCGACGGTCTCGCACCGCGTCGTTCCGCCTCGCCGTTCAGCCCGCCTGCGCGCCGGCGCGACGGGCGTCGCCGAGGGGCTGCGTGGGGTGCTCAAGAATGGCCTGGGGGCCTGGAACGGAACTCCCGCCCCTGCGGCCCCGCCGACGGAGGACGCGACCTCGTGA
- a CDS encoding GumC family protein: protein MPTDPVSLTPQAVYETLRARRAWVVGPAIAGFVVAALMSVVTPRDWKAEQGLIIRSEAAGFVEQRLGKFTDLSEMKTVQETLLEVARSQSVIEAVLRQVGPATCHAKPDWPSPRDVVDFRDNLRITPPGGAEFGKTEVFYIGLLDTDADRAVRLVEALTDQLETRLQQLRDVQASSLVAELERSVGSAQATLDTEVARLTDFERSVGADLAALRQIESPGGGQSDIGQQALAIDAEIMRAAAERRRFEKLVQLLGAISQNPGAITSLPDTLLAGQPALVQLKTGVAQAQLNFANLQGKRTATHPFVVAARNAQRQVEEQLRQELPEAIAGVEIEAAIAAERELSLIERRASLDRRAAGLAAKRSEYSQLVASVESRKQVVETGRRQLADANALRAGAGSGSVLARIDGVERGARPVGPGRTTVAASGGLAGLILGVGVVFFGISVPATTSPVSPSGQHHESPRPNSTPAEAAATAPHSGRFGEDWIAATPEPTPYDDSVQYSEASTGLRTVSI, encoded by the coding sequence ATGCCGACCGACCCCGTTAGCCTGACGCCGCAAGCCGTCTACGAGACCCTCCGCGCCCGCCGCGCTTGGGTAGTGGGCCCCGCGATCGCTGGTTTTGTCGTCGCCGCGTTGATGAGTGTGGTCACGCCGCGCGATTGGAAGGCCGAGCAGGGGCTGATCATCCGCAGCGAGGCGGCCGGGTTTGTCGAGCAGCGGCTCGGCAAGTTCACCGACCTGTCGGAGATGAAGACCGTTCAAGAGACGCTCCTCGAAGTGGCTCGCAGCCAGAGCGTGATCGAGGCGGTGCTCCGCCAAGTCGGCCCCGCCACGTGCCACGCGAAGCCGGATTGGCCCTCGCCGCGCGACGTGGTCGATTTCCGTGACAACCTGCGCATCACGCCCCCGGGGGGCGCCGAGTTCGGCAAGACCGAGGTCTTTTACATCGGCCTGCTCGACACCGACGCCGACCGCGCTGTGCGGCTCGTCGAGGCCTTGACCGACCAACTCGAAACCCGCCTCCAGCAGCTGCGAGACGTGCAGGCGAGCAGCCTGGTAGCCGAGCTGGAACGGAGCGTCGGCTCGGCCCAAGCGACGCTCGACACCGAAGTCGCCCGCCTCACCGACTTCGAGCGATCTGTCGGCGCCGACCTCGCGGCCCTGCGTCAGATCGAGTCGCCCGGCGGCGGGCAGAGCGACATCGGCCAGCAAGCCTTGGCGATCGACGCCGAGATCATGCGGGCCGCGGCCGAGCGTCGCCGTTTCGAGAAGCTCGTCCAGCTCTTGGGAGCGATTTCCCAGAACCCCGGCGCCATCACTTCACTTCCCGACACGCTGCTCGCCGGCCAGCCGGCCCTCGTGCAACTCAAGACCGGGGTCGCCCAGGCGCAGCTCAACTTCGCGAACCTGCAAGGAAAGCGGACCGCCACGCACCCGTTTGTGGTCGCCGCTCGCAACGCTCAACGTCAGGTCGAGGAGCAGCTACGCCAGGAGCTGCCCGAGGCGATCGCGGGCGTCGAGATCGAGGCGGCCATCGCCGCGGAGCGTGAACTCTCGCTCATCGAACGCCGCGCGAGCCTCGACCGCCGAGCCGCCGGCCTGGCCGCCAAGCGGTCGGAGTACTCGCAGCTAGTCGCGAGCGTGGAGAGCCGCAAGCAAGTGGTCGAAACCGGCCGCCGTCAGCTGGCCGACGCGAACGCCCTGCGGGCGGGCGCCGGCTCAGGGAGTGTGCTCGCTCGCATCGACGGAGTGGAACGGGGCGCCAGGCCGGTCGGACCCGGCCGCACCACGGTCGCCGCCTCGGGCGGTTTGGCCGGTTTGATCCTGGGCGTTGGCGTGGTGTTCTTTGGAATCAGCGTCCCGGCAACGACCTCGCCCGTGAGCCCAAGCGGCCAGCACCACGAGAGCCCGCGGCCGAACTCGACGCCCGCTGAGGCCGCCGCCACGGCGCCGCACAGCGGCCGTTTCGGTGAGGATTGGATCGCTGCGACGCCCGAGCCCACGCCGTACGACGACTCGGTTCAGTACAGCGAAGCCAGCACCGGTTTGCGGACCGTTTCGATCTGA
- a CDS encoding O-antigen ligase family protein — translation MPAILAILALAAIVWGALVVRRTPVVVLVFGTLVVGYVLGHSFWNAHLGPLPLTLDRLLLAAVVAAFAVKQWRRQTTPTPWGVVDWALGLLLVWLTVSCYVSQPGEGVRLPTSPWFRLLASFWIPATLYLAVRGERLDASGVRWLLGALVALGVYLGVTALLETAGVWSLVFPRYIADPELGLHYGRARGPGLNSVSLGVYLSVCAGAAWLMIPRSPRWAQACLLAAVGLMASGVFLTATRSTWIGLAAGGGLVVLLQIPRAWRLTATLGSAVLMGLVLTVGWSAIVNLEREDSGGVSAHSVQQREAFAYVSAQMVRDYPLVGVGFGRFYDKKLPYLSDRRQSFELESLRELHHHNTFLSLLTETGMLGLALYLSVLAGALVAAWRLVHSPLASDAERTLGYLLVATVAIYAPSALFHDLSLVHSDQWLVFVITGLGVGAERRLALRTASASARSALPQATATARPTGAAI, via the coding sequence ATGCCGGCAATCCTCGCCATCTTGGCTCTCGCCGCCATCGTGTGGGGGGCGTTGGTCGTACGACGGACTCCGGTTGTCGTGCTGGTCTTCGGCACGCTGGTGGTCGGCTACGTGCTAGGCCACTCGTTCTGGAACGCCCACCTGGGGCCGTTGCCGCTCACGCTCGACCGTTTGCTGTTAGCGGCCGTGGTCGCCGCGTTTGCGGTGAAGCAGTGGCGCCGGCAAACAACACCCACGCCGTGGGGCGTGGTCGATTGGGCCTTGGGCTTGTTGCTCGTGTGGCTCACGGTGAGCTGCTACGTCAGCCAACCGGGCGAGGGGGTGCGTCTGCCAACCTCCCCTTGGTTCCGTTTGCTGGCCAGCTTCTGGATACCGGCGACTCTCTACCTCGCGGTGCGCGGCGAGCGGCTCGACGCGTCGGGCGTACGCTGGTTGCTGGGCGCCTTGGTCGCTCTGGGCGTATACCTAGGCGTGACCGCATTGCTCGAGACGGCCGGCGTGTGGTCGCTCGTCTTCCCTCGTTACATCGCCGACCCCGAGCTCGGGCTTCACTACGGTCGCGCACGCGGCCCGGGGCTCAACTCGGTGAGCCTGGGCGTGTACCTCAGTGTGTGCGCCGGCGCCGCTTGGCTGATGATTCCAAGGTCACCGCGTTGGGCGCAAGCCTGCCTGCTCGCGGCGGTGGGGCTGATGGCTTCGGGCGTGTTCCTCACGGCGACCCGATCGACGTGGATTGGTCTAGCTGCCGGCGGTGGCCTTGTCGTTCTGCTGCAGATCCCGCGGGCCTGGCGACTCACGGCGACACTCGGCTCGGCGGTGCTGATGGGGCTGGTGCTGACGGTGGGGTGGAGCGCGATCGTTAACCTCGAACGCGAGGACTCCGGCGGCGTCTCGGCCCACTCCGTGCAGCAACGCGAGGCGTTCGCCTATGTTTCGGCGCAGATGGTCCGTGATTATCCGCTCGTGGGTGTGGGCTTCGGTCGGTTCTATGACAAGAAACTCCCGTACCTCTCCGATCGCCGGCAATCATTCGAGCTCGAATCGCTCCGCGAATTGCACCACCACAATACTTTCCTCAGCCTGCTGACCGAGACCGGCATGCTCGGCTTGGCGCTGTACTTGTCCGTGTTGGCCGGGGCCCTTGTGGCGGCGTGGCGGCTGGTTCACTCGCCATTGGCGAGCGACGCCGAGCGGACGTTGGGTTATTTGCTTGTAGCCACGGTGGCGATCTACGCCCCGTCGGCTTTGTTTCATGACTTGTCGCTCGTGCACAGCGACCAATGGCTGGTGTTTGTCATCACGGGGCTGGGAGTCGGCGCCGAGCGACGGCTTGCCCTGCGGACGGCGTCAGCCTCGGCCCGATCGGCTTTACCTCAAGCAACCGCAACCGCCCGCCCCACGGGGGCGGCGATTTGA
- a CDS encoding WecB/TagA/CpsF family glycosyltransferase: protein MTNSESCVAAPELAAVIPAPQRGDRQETPQHETPLPIVELFGMRIARTDLDGAAQRVLDWSRGERAGSCRYVVTPNVDQVVLHRERADLRAAYDGAAMVTADGAPLVAVARLLGSRLPERVAGSDLVPRLLTLASIEQGKSEPLRVFLLGAGPGVAERAANEIHARWPGVSVVGTHCPPLGFEHDDEENERILAAITAADVDLLVVGLGAPKQELWVHRFAERLEAKAALCVGATIDFLAGEKSRAPVWMRRTGLEWLHRLATEPRRLARRYARDAWVFPRIVWDELRSSRRQRRVDVGAG, encoded by the coding sequence ATGACGAATAGCGAATCTTGCGTGGCGGCGCCCGAACTAGCGGCGGTGATCCCGGCGCCGCAGCGAGGCGACCGCCAAGAGACGCCGCAGCACGAGACGCCCCTGCCGATCGTGGAACTGTTTGGCATGCGGATCGCCCGCACGGATCTCGACGGCGCGGCGCAGCGCGTTCTCGACTGGTCTCGCGGCGAGCGGGCTGGGAGCTGTCGCTATGTGGTCACTCCCAATGTTGATCAGGTGGTGCTGCACCGCGAGCGGGCCGACTTGCGCGCCGCGTACGACGGCGCCGCGATGGTGACCGCCGACGGGGCGCCGCTAGTAGCGGTCGCCCGGCTGCTGGGGAGTCGCTTGCCCGAGCGCGTCGCGGGGAGCGATCTGGTCCCGCGGCTGCTGACCTTAGCGAGCATCGAGCAGGGCAAGAGCGAACCTTTGAGGGTGTTTCTGCTCGGCGCCGGTCCCGGGGTGGCCGAGCGTGCGGCGAACGAGATCCACGCCCGTTGGCCCGGCGTGAGTGTGGTCGGCACGCACTGCCCGCCGCTCGGTTTTGAGCATGACGACGAAGAGAACGAACGGATCCTCGCCGCCATCACCGCGGCGGACGTCGACCTGCTGGTGGTTGGCCTCGGCGCCCCCAAGCAGGAACTCTGGGTTCACCGCTTCGCCGAGCGACTCGAAGCCAAGGCGGCGCTGTGCGTCGGCGCCACGATCGATTTTCTTGCCGGCGAGAAATCTCGTGCGCCGGTCTGGATGCGTCGCACGGGGCTTGAATGGCTCCACCGGCTCGCGACCGAGCCGCGCCGCCTCGCCCGCCGCTACGCCCGCGACGCTTGGGTTTTCCCACGGATCGTGTGGGACGAACTCCGCTCTTCTCGGCGGCAACGGCGAGTTGATGTGGGTGCGGGCTGA
- a CDS encoding DUF1598 domain-containing protein, translated as MTKHKFWRTECALTAILVAAMICAAGPAAGQGGRGGGGGGGFGGGGGGGTGGQGGQGGQGGAGGAASADFDTLIDLIQSTVGVDSWAENGGGNGEIRPLTNGVYVDPGETLHRAKTSPTGPVVERPRRHGASACDPSKASELRCVSLPRLEREIARRQAKGLELDEAMLTLAGIRRVQYVFVYGAEGPDKPGDLVVAGAAGDWRRDEAGHIVSTDDDRPVVRLDDLITLLRRERKDPGSAFGCSITPRRQSLANAQQYINRSAGVEIPKSWRRRWLKGLRETVGRQDVEFFGVEPTSRVGWVLFEADHHMKLIGMGLEKGVDGVESYLDALRRERNPPADMAVLRWWFTLDYEEVRVSPEGDAYELVGHGARVLSENELLTEQGERVHTGRADRLTAGFARSFTEHYAELCAAYPIYTELRNVFDLAMVAAIIHDRGLADQAGWSPSLLMSRDRLRLPVGPTPREVDTVVSHRVVNRRNFVAGVSGGVMVKTGAHVEAQQPSNEKACPCPGRCPADNTHWWWDVAP; from the coding sequence ATGACGAAGCACAAGTTTTGGCGCACGGAGTGCGCGCTCACAGCCATCTTGGTGGCGGCGATGATCTGCGCCGCGGGCCCCGCAGCGGGGCAGGGGGGTCGTGGCGGCGGAGGTGGCGGCGGCTTTGGCGGAGGCGGGGGCGGTGGGACTGGCGGGCAGGGCGGACAAGGGGGCCAGGGCGGCGCCGGCGGCGCCGCGTCGGCTGACTTCGACACGCTCATCGACCTCATCCAATCGACCGTCGGTGTGGACTCTTGGGCCGAGAACGGCGGCGGGAACGGTGAGATCCGCCCGCTCACGAACGGCGTCTACGTCGACCCGGGCGAAACGCTTCACCGCGCGAAGACTTCCCCTACCGGACCAGTTGTCGAGCGTCCCCGGCGCCACGGCGCCTCGGCCTGCGACCCGAGCAAAGCCTCGGAGCTGCGCTGCGTGTCGCTGCCGCGGTTGGAGCGTGAGATCGCTCGTCGCCAGGCGAAAGGCTTGGAACTCGACGAGGCGATGCTCACGCTGGCCGGCATCCGTCGCGTGCAATACGTGTTCGTCTACGGCGCCGAGGGCCCCGACAAGCCGGGCGACTTGGTCGTCGCCGGCGCCGCCGGCGACTGGCGGCGCGACGAGGCGGGGCACATCGTCTCGACAGACGACGACCGACCGGTTGTCCGCCTCGACGACCTGATCACGCTGCTGCGTCGTGAACGCAAGGACCCGGGCAGCGCGTTCGGCTGTTCGATCACGCCGCGTCGCCAATCACTCGCCAACGCCCAGCAATACATCAACCGCTCGGCCGGGGTAGAGATCCCCAAGAGTTGGCGACGCCGCTGGCTCAAGGGCCTGCGTGAGACCGTTGGCCGTCAAGACGTCGAGTTCTTCGGCGTCGAGCCCACGAGCCGCGTTGGCTGGGTGCTCTTCGAGGCGGACCACCACATGAAGCTCATCGGCATGGGGCTCGAGAAAGGGGTCGACGGCGTCGAGAGTTACCTCGACGCGCTGCGTCGCGAACGCAACCCGCCGGCCGACATGGCCGTGCTCCGCTGGTGGTTCACACTCGACTACGAAGAGGTGCGCGTCTCGCCCGAGGGCGACGCCTACGAACTCGTTGGCCACGGCGCCCGAGTGCTCAGCGAGAACGAGTTGCTGACCGAGCAGGGCGAGCGTGTCCACACCGGCCGCGCCGATCGGCTGACCGCCGGCTTCGCCCGCAGCTTCACCGAGCACTACGCCGAGCTGTGCGCGGCCTACCCGATCTACACCGAGCTCCGCAACGTGTTCGACTTGGCGATGGTCGCCGCGATCATCCACGACCGCGGCCTCGCCGACCAAGCCGGCTGGAGCCCTTCGCTCCTGATGAGCCGCGACCGGCTGCGGTTGCCGGTCGGGCCCACGCCGCGAGAGGTCGACACCGTCGTCAGCCATCGCGTGGTGAACCGCCGCAACTTTGTCGCCGGCGTGAGCGGCGGGGTCATGGTCAAAACCGGCGCCCACGTTGAAGCCCAGCAACCGAGCAACGAGAAGGCGTGCCCTTGCCCCGGCCGCTGCCCCGCCGACAACACCCATTGGTGGTGGGACGTCGCCCCGTGA
- a CDS encoding tRNA dihydrouridine synthase codes for MELKPLKIGPLEIGFPVVQAALSGYSDSPMRVIARRLGAPYTLCEVMLDKFLVDFKPRRRTSHLLHISPEEHPVGGQLMGADPEVFGPAAVKLVEAGFDVIDINFGCPVKKVLGRCRGGFHLGQPDVAIEIISRVRDSVPDHVPVTVKMRRGIDDTAESHDNFYRIFDAAFDHGVTAITVHGRTVRQRYDGPSRWEFLRELKRHAGERTVLGSGDLFNAQACIDMIRYTGVDGVTAARGAIGNPWIFSQAKALAEGRPLPDPPTLLEQREVIAEHYRLAEEVYGPDRCLPCMRKFAIKYSKLHPEHESVRADLCSVKKPGSWRQVLDRWYASDSPGVHPTVEEPNPFSSDATPSGDAPQEIERSTTNGSLANAPHGVVA; via the coding sequence ATGGAACTAAAACCCCTTAAAATCGGCCCCCTGGAGATCGGCTTCCCGGTGGTCCAGGCCGCGCTGAGCGGCTACAGCGACTCGCCCATGCGAGTGATCGCGCGTCGCCTCGGTGCGCCCTACACGCTCTGCGAGGTAATGCTCGACAAGTTCCTGGTCGATTTCAAACCACGCCGCCGCACCAGCCACCTGCTGCACATCTCGCCCGAAGAGCACCCGGTGGGTGGTCAGTTGATGGGCGCCGACCCCGAGGTGTTTGGCCCCGCGGCGGTGAAGCTCGTCGAAGCGGGTTTTGACGTGATCGACATCAACTTCGGCTGCCCGGTCAAGAAGGTGCTAGGCCGCTGCCGAGGCGGTTTTCACTTGGGCCAGCCGGACGTGGCGATCGAGATTATCTCCCGGGTGCGCGACAGCGTGCCCGACCACGTGCCCGTCACGGTGAAGATGCGTCGCGGCATCGACGACACCGCCGAGAGCCACGACAATTTCTATCGCATCTTCGACGCGGCGTTCGATCACGGCGTTACGGCGATCACCGTGCACGGCCGCACCGTCCGACAACGCTACGACGGCCCGTCGCGGTGGGAGTTCTTGCGCGAACTCAAGCGGCACGCGGGAGAGCGCACCGTGCTGGGGAGCGGCGATCTGTTCAACGCCCAGGCGTGCATCGACATGATCCGCTACACCGGAGTGGATGGCGTTACGGCGGCCCGCGGGGCGATCGGGAACCCGTGGATCTTCTCCCAGGCAAAGGCCCTGGCCGAAGGGCGCCCGCTGCCCGATCCGCCTACGCTGCTCGAGCAGCGCGAGGTGATCGCCGAGCATTACCGCTTGGCCGAAGAGGTGTATGGGCCCGACCGTTGCTTGCCGTGCATGCGGAAGTTCGCAATCAAGTACTCCAAACTTCACCCCGAGCACGAGAGCGTGCGAGCCGATCTATGTTCGGTAAAAAAGCCCGGAAGTTGGCGGCAAGTGCTCGATCGCTGGTATGCTAGCGATTCGCCGGGCGTTCACCCGACGGTCGAAGAACCCAACCCATTCTCATCGGATGCGACGCCCTCGGGCGACGCCCCTCAAGAGATCGAGCGGTCGACGACCAACGGTTCTCTTGCAAACGCCCCTCATGGCGTGGTGGCCTAA
- the queG gene encoding tRNA epoxyqueuosine(34) reductase QueG, producing the protein MSPLQLAERLKKAALELGFSLAGVTPAATPSGVEQLQAWLDAGFAGEMTYLADRRPAYDHPEGVLPGAKSLLVLATPYRTLEPQSPEPGQGRVSRYAWGPTDYHDYVRPRLHQLADTLRALAPGSESRCVIDTAPLLEREFARLAGLGWQGKNTMLIHPRQGSWFFLSAVLTNAELAPDEPFKTDHCGTCTACLDACPTQAFPEPGVLDARRCISYLTIEQRGLPSPDLRDAMGEWVFGCDVCQDVCPWNRKAPATEEPTFSPLAASDPLDLAELFELDDAAFRQRFRKTALWRPKRRGLLRNAAIALGNAPAPTAEPGLVRGLSDAEPLVRAACAWALGRYGTESAAKALERQSCIEEDPIVLEELANARST; encoded by the coding sequence ATGTCCCCCCTGCAGCTTGCCGAACGGCTCAAGAAAGCGGCCCTGGAGCTGGGTTTCTCGCTTGCCGGTGTCACACCGGCCGCAACGCCGAGTGGCGTCGAACAGTTGCAGGCGTGGCTCGACGCCGGTTTCGCCGGCGAGATGACCTACTTGGCTGACCGCCGCCCAGCCTACGACCACCCCGAGGGGGTGTTGCCCGGGGCGAAAAGCCTGCTCGTGCTGGCCACGCCCTACAGGACGCTCGAACCTCAGTCCCCGGAGCCGGGCCAGGGCCGTGTCTCGCGGTACGCTTGGGGCCCCACCGATTACCACGATTACGTTCGACCGCGACTCCATCAACTCGCCGACACGCTTCGTGCGTTGGCGCCGGGATCGGAGTCGCGGTGCGTCATCGACACCGCGCCGCTGCTCGAGCGCGAATTCGCTCGTCTCGCCGGCCTCGGCTGGCAGGGCAAGAACACGATGCTGATCCACCCACGGCAAGGCAGCTGGTTCTTCTTGTCGGCGGTGCTGACCAACGCCGAACTCGCTCCTGACGAGCCGTTCAAAACCGATCACTGCGGCACGTGCACGGCGTGTCTCGACGCCTGCCCCACACAAGCGTTCCCCGAGCCGGGAGTGCTCGACGCCCGGCGGTGCATCAGCTACCTGACGATCGAGCAGCGTGGACTGCCCAGCCCCGATCTGCGCGACGCGATGGGCGAGTGGGTGTTCGGCTGCGACGTATGCCAAGACGTGTGCCCGTGGAACCGCAAGGCGCCCGCCACCGAAGAGCCGACTTTCTCCCCGCTCGCCGCGAGCGACCCACTCGATTTGGCCGAGCTCTTCGAGCTCGACGACGCGGCCTTCCGACAGAGGTTCCGAAAGACGGCGTTGTGGCGCCCCAAGCGGCGTGGTTTGCTCCGCAACGCGGCGATCGCCCTAGGGAACGCCCCCGCACCAACCGCTGAGCCGGGCCTGGTGCGTGGCCTGTCCGACGCCGAGCCGTTGGTCCGAGCGGCTTGCGCCTGGGCGCTAGGCCGCTACGGTACGGAATCGGCCGCCAAGGCGTTGGAGCGTCAGTCCTGCATCGAAGAGGACCCGATCGTGCTCGAAGAGCTCGCCAACGCACGATCGACGTAG
- a CDS encoding response regulator transcription factor, translating to MSYLYVVDDDRYSRDSVVGLGESMGLTCQAFDSADALLRAPTLKRPGCLVLDIMLEGMSGIDLQSRLAQEYNSIPVIMMSGYADVSVAVQCMEAGAVTLIEKPSDPRRLERAIREGLQRDQKQQKEAARFQELSEHVGTLTSREQRVLDQVVHGRLNKSIARELDVSVRTVEGDRAKILKKFNAATATELASMVTEHDLLEKQRRGGVAGARGSSSPWTPRAPQRESAHRSNEIAHSHC from the coding sequence ATGTCTTACCTATACGTTGTTGATGATGACCGCTACTCGCGCGATAGCGTGGTAGGCCTCGGCGAGAGCATGGGCCTCACCTGCCAAGCCTTCGACTCGGCGGACGCCCTGTTGCGGGCGCCCACCCTCAAACGCCCGGGCTGTTTAGTGCTGGACATCATGCTGGAGGGCATGAGTGGGATCGATCTGCAGTCGCGTTTGGCGCAGGAGTACAACTCGATCCCCGTGATCATGATGAGCGGGTACGCCGACGTCTCTGTGGCCGTGCAATGCATGGAGGCGGGCGCCGTCACTCTCATCGAGAAGCCGTCCGACCCACGGCGTTTGGAGCGGGCGATCCGCGAGGGCCTGCAACGCGACCAGAAGCAGCAAAAAGAAGCCGCACGGTTCCAAGAGTTGTCGGAACACGTCGGAACGCTCACCAGCCGCGAGCAGCGTGTGCTCGACCAAGTCGTTCACGGGCGGTTGAACAAATCGATCGCACGCGAACTGGACGTCTCGGTCCGCACGGTCGAAGGGGATCGCGCCAAGATCCTCAAGAAGTTCAACGCCGCCACGGCGACCGAATTGGCCTCGATGGTGACCGAGCACGACCTGCTCGAGAAGCAGCGTCGGGGCGGCGTGGCTGGGGCTCGCGGCAGCAGCAGCCCCTGGACGCCTCGCGCGCCGCAGCGGGAGTCGGCGCATCGCTCGAATGAAATCGCCCACTCTCATTGCTAA